The genomic stretch TCTGTATACCCGTGGCGTTCTGCTACTCGGAGCTGGGCACCCTCATCCCCAGCGCGGGCGGCGAGTACGCCATGGTCTCCACCCTGGCCGGGCGGCTCGCCGGCTGGCTGGCCTTCGTGATGTCACTGCTCGTCGTGATGATCGTCCCTCCGGTCATCGCGATGGGCACCGCCGACTACCTCGCCCCGGTCGTCCACCTCGACCCGTCCCTCACGGGCGCCGGCGTGATGCTCGCGGCCACCCTCGCCGGTCTGCTGGACCTGCGCGCCAACGCCTGGATCACCGGCATCTTCCTGGTCCTGGAGGTCGTCGCCGCCGGAGTCGTCGCCGTCCTCGGCTTCAGTCACGCGCACCGCGGCCTGGGCAGCCTCGGTTCCCTGCAGGTCGCCGGCGAGCACGCGCACGTCAACGCCGTCACGGCCATGATGGTCGTCTCCGGGCTCGCCATCGCCCTCTTCGTCACCCAGGGCTTCTCCACCGCCGTCTACCTCTCCGAGGAGCTGGAGAACCCGCGCCGCAACGTCGCCCGTACCGTCCTCGCGACGCTCGCCATCTCCAGCGTCGTCATCCTGGTGCCGGTCGTGGCGATCACTCTGGGCGCCGGTGACCTCAAGGCCCTGACCGGCGGCGACATCTCCAGCATGGTCATCGCCTGGAGCAACTCGGCCGTCGGCACCTTCGTCAGCCTGTGCGTCGCCCTCGCGATCATCAACGCGGGCATCGTCATGGTCATCCAGAACTCCCGCGTCCTGTTCGCCTCCGCCCGCGACAAGGCCTGGCCCTCCCCGGTCAACAACGCCCTCGCCAAGCTCGGCCGGTTCGGCTCCCCCTGGGTCGCCACCCTCGTCGTCGGCGTCCCCGGCGCGTTCCTCTGCTTCGTCAACCTGGACACCCTCTACGGCGTCACCGGCGTCGCCGTCACCGGCCTGTACCTGCTGGTCGCGATCGCCTCGCTGCTCGGCCGGCGCGGCGCGCACGGCGGCAAGCAGGCATGGCGGATGCCGCTGTGGCCGGCGATGCCGGTCCTGCTGATCGCCGTCCTCGTCTACATCCTGGTCGAGCAGGACCCGTCGTACCTCCTGTGGACCGGCGGCATCACCGCCGTCGCCACCCTCTACTGGGCCTTCTACCTCCGCCCGCGCCGCGCGACCCGCTGGCTGGTGTCCCTCCCGGAGGACGTCCGGGAAGCCGAGCCGGCCCAGGCGTAGGCCCCGGGTGGGGTGCGGGGCTCGCTCTCAGGCGTCACGCGAAGCGAAGTCCCACGTCAGCACCGTGCACGTCCCGTCGTCCTTGCCGCCCGCACTGCGATAGGCGGCAAGGGCGACGTCGTTCCCGGCATCGACACCGACCCACATGCCGTAACAGCCCCGCTCCCGGGCCAGCGCGGCCAGCCGCTCCACCAGCGCCCGCCCGATGCCCCGGCGCCGGTACGGCTCGTCCACGGCCAGCTCGTACAGGAACATCTCGGTGCCCTTGTCGGGGTGGACCGTCTCGACCCCGCTGACGAAGCCGGCCGGCCCGCCGTCGGCGTACGCCAGCAGCAGATGGTGCCCGGCAGTGGTGAGGAAACGCTCCGCCCACTCGGGGCGCGCCGGGTTGTCGAACAGGTGCTCGGCGGCGACGACTTCGGCGACGGTGGCGGCCCGGCGTATGTCCATGCGTCTTCGTACCACGGCTGGTGTACGCCGGGCAGACCCCGTACTCCTGGGGGAGGGGCGGGTGTTCAGCCCAGCGGCTCCGTCGGTTGTCGGTGGCGGCCCGTACCGTTGAGGCATGGATCTTCGCCCGCCCCTCCGGGGGCGTTTGAGGAAGCGCTTGCCCTCGGTGCGGGGGCTGCTCAAGGGGCCGCGCAGGCTGGTCGCCGCCGCGGCCGCCGTCGTGGTGCTCGTCGGCGCTGGGACCTGGACCGCGGCCGTCGCCTCCGCGGACACACGCACGGTCCGCGAGAGCGACCAGGTCATGGCGGTCGACGGCGTGCGCCTGGACACCTCGTTCTTCGCCCCGGCCGGCCCCGGCCGCCACCCGGCCGTGTTGCTGGCGCACGGCTTCGGCGGCAGCAAGGACGACATGCGCGGCCAGGCCGAGGACCTCGCCCGGGACGGGTACGCGGTCCTGACCTGGTCCGCGCGCGGCTTCGGCACCTCCACCGGCAAGATCGGGCTCAACGACCCGAAGGCCGAGGTCGCCGACGTCTCCCGGCTCATCGACTGGCTGGCCAGGCGGCCCGAGGTCCGGCTCGACAAACCGGGCGACCCGCGCGTGGGCCTGGCCGGCGGCTCCTACGGCGGCGCGATCTCCCTGCTCGCTGCCGGGTACGACCACCGGGTCGACGCCATCGCCCCGGCCATCACGTACTGGAACCTCGCGGACGCCCTGTTCCCGAACGGCGTGTTCAAGAAGCTGTGGACCGGCATCTTCTTCAACACCGGCGGCGGCTGCGCCCGTTTCGAACCCGCGCTGTGCCGGATGTACGACAGGGTCGCCGAGTCCGGCACCCCGGACGCGGCCGCCCGCAAGCTGTTGGAGGAGCGCTCTCCGTCCGCCGTCGGCTCCCGCATCAAGGTGCCCACGCTGCTGCTGCAGGGTCAGACGGACTCCCTGTTCACCCTCGCCCAGTCCGACGCGGCCGAAAGGGCGATCCGGGCGAACGGCGCCCCCGTGGACGTCGACTGGATCGCGGGCGGCCATGACGGCGGCGACATGGAGGCGGGCCGGGTCCAGGCACGCGTGCGTGCATGGTTCGACCACTATCTGAAGGGCGGCAAGAGCGCGGGCACCGGCCCCGCCTTCCGGATCACCCGCACCGGCGGCGTCAACTCCGGCGACGGCACGGCCCAGCTGCGCGGCGCGAGCTCCGCCGCCTACCCCGGCCTGCGCGACCANNNNNNNNNNNNNNNNNNNNNNNNNNNNNNNNNNNNNNNNNNNNNNNNNNNNNNNNNNNNNNNNNNNNNNNNNNNNNNNNNNNNNNNNNNNNNNNNNNNNNNNNNNNNNNNNNNNNNNNNNNNNNNNNNNNNNNNNNNNNNNNNNNNNNNNNNNNNNNNNNNNNNNNNNNNNNNNNNNNNNNNNNNNNNNNNNNNNNNNNNNNNNNNNNNNNNNNNNNNNNNNNNNNNNNNNNNNNNNNNNNNNNNNNNNNNNNNNNNNNNNNNNNNNNNNNNNNNNNNNNNNNNNNNNNNNNNNNNNNNNNNNNNNNNNNNNNNNNNNNNNNNNNNNNNNNNNNNNNNNNNNNNNNNNNNNNNNNNNNNNNNNNNNNNNNNNNNNNNNNNNNNNNNNNNNNNNNNNNNNNNNNNNNNNNNNNNNNNNNNNNNNNNNNNNNNNNNNNNNNNNNNNNNNNNNNNNNNNNNNNNNNNNNNNNNNNNNNNNNNNNNNNNNNNNNNNNNNGACCGGCGGCACCCGGCACATCACCAACCCGGCCGGCGCCAGCCCGCCCGGCGTCTCCGCGCTGCCCGGCCTCGGCGGCACCGGCGGCCTGACCCAGCTGTCCGCGCTCGGCCTCGGCGTCTCCCTCGACTTCCCCGGCCAGTACGCCGGCTTCGACTCCGCGCCGCTCCGCCGCGACCTGCAGATCACCGGCACCCCGACCGCCACCGTCCACATCACCTCGACCACCGACGACGCCGTCCTGTTCGGCAAGGTCTACGACATCGGCCCCGACGGCACCCAGCAGGTGCTGCCGAGCCAGCTCGTCGCCCCTTTCCGGGTGACCGGCGCCAAGACCGGCAAGGACGTCACGGTCACCCTCCCGGCGATCGACCACGAGGTGCAAAAGGGCCACAGGCTCCGACTGGTCCTCGCCTCCACCGACCTCGGCTATGCCTCACCGGCCGCCCCGGCCACCTACACCGTCTCCCTGAAGGGAGACCTGAGTGTGCCGACGGCACCCGCCGTCACCACCGCCGCGGCACCCCTGCCCGCCTGGGTGTGGTGGCTGCCGGCGGCCGGTGCGGCGACCGCGCTCGCCCTGCTGCTCACCGCCCGCCGCCGCACGGCCACCCCCGCGCCGGACCCGCAGCTGGCCGAAGTCCCGCTGGAGATCAAGGACTTGAGCAAGCGGTACGCGAAGTCCGCCGACCGGTTCGCGGTGCGCGAGCTGTCCTTCCGCGTCGAGAAGGGCCAGGTGCTCGGCCTGCTCGGGCCCAACGGCGCGGGCAAGACCACCACCCTGCGTATGCTGATGGGCCTCATCACCCCGGACGACGGCGAGATCCGCGTCTTCGGCCACGCCATCCGGCCCGGCGCGCCCGTGCTGTCGAAAGTCGGCGCCTTCGTGGAGGGCGCGGGCTTCCTGCCGCATCTGTCCGGCCGGGAGAACCTGGAGCTGTACTGGCGGGCCACCGGCCGCCCGCCGGAGGACGCCCATCTGGACGAGGCCCTGGAGATCGCCGGGCTCGGCGACGCGCTCGCCCGCGCGGTGCGCACCTACTCCCAGGGCATGCGCCAGCGCCTCGCCATCGCCCAGGCCATGCTCGGCCTGCCCGACCTGCTCATCCTCGACGAACCCACCAACGGCCTCGACCCGCCCCAGATCCGCGAGATGCGCGAGGTGATGATCCGCTACGCGGCCGCCGGGCGTACGGTGATCGTCTCCAGTCATCTCCTCGCCGAGGTCGAGCAGTCCTGCACGCATCTGGTGGTGATGGACCGCGGCCGGCTCGTCCAGGCGGGCCCCGTCCGGGACATCATCGGCTCCGGCGACACCCTGCTCATCGGTACCGCCACTCCCGTGGAGGAGCCGGTCGCGGAGAAGGTGGCCGCGCTGCCCGGCGTCGCCTCCGCCGTGTGCACCGACGACGGGCTGCTGGTCCGGCTGGCTGCCGGCGGCACCGCCGAGCGGCTCGTCGCGGAGCTGGTGCGGCTGGACGTGCCCGTCGCCTCGGTCGGCCCGCACCGGCGCCTGGAAGACGCCTTCCTCACCCTGATAGGAGGTTCCGCATGAGCGCGCTCACCGAGGTCGCCTCCGGCTATCAGACACGGCACACGCTGCCCCTGCGGGTCGAGCTGGTCCGGCAGCTCAAGCGGCGGCGCACGCTGATCACGGGCGCCGTCCTGGTCCTGCTGCCGTTCGTGCTGCTGATCGCCTTCGCGATCGGCGGCGACCCGGCCGCCCGCAACGACCGGATCACCCTGATGAACACGGCCACTGCGTCCGGCGCCAATTTCGCCGCGGTGAACCTGTTCGTCTCGGCCGGCTTTCTGCTGGTGATCCCGGTCGCCCTGTTCTGCGGGGACACGGTCGCCTCAGAGGCCGGCTGGTCCTCCCTGCGCTATCTGCTCGCCGCACCCGTGCCCCGCGCCCGGCTGCTGTGGTCCAAGCTGGTCGTGGCGCTCGGGCTGAGCCTGGTCGCGATGATCCTGCTCCCGGTGGTCGCCCTCGCGGCCGGTACGGCGGCCTACGGCTGGGGCCCACTGCAGATCCCCACCGGCGGTGCGCTCGACACCGGGGCGGCGGTGCAGCGGCTCGCGGTCACCGTGGCGTACATCTTCGTGTCCCAACTGGTCACCGCGGGGCTCGCGTTCTGGCTGTCGACGAGGACGGACGCCCCGCTCGGCGCGGTCGGCGGCGCGGTCGGCCTGACCATCGTCGGCAATGTCCTGGACGCCGTCACCGCGCTCGGCCACTGGCGTGATTTCCTGCCCGCGCACTGGCAGTTCGCCTGGGCCGACATCGTGCAGCCGCACCCCGAATGGTCCGGCATGATCCAGGGGACGTCGATCTCCCTCACCTACGCATGCGTACTCTTCGCGCTGGCCTTCCGGGGATTCGCCCGCAAAGACGTGGTGTCCTAGTTTTCTGGTCAGCTGCTTTTCGCCCGGCATATTGACTTTCTCACGCTTGGAACACCATACGATCAATCGATTCGCCGACCGGATGCAAATCCCTCTGGAGAATTCCGAGAAATGCGCTTCTTCACTCCCGTGGCATTCATGCGTATGGAGTAGTGCATCGCTTTGGGCGCACTGCGGACTGCTATGTTCTGCGTCTGTCGGATCAGAGGTAACTTCAAGTGAGGTGAATCATGAAGAAGGCAGTTTTCACAACTGCGGCGTTGGCCATCGGCGCGAGTCTCGTGGGTGGCTCCGCCGTCGCGGCGTCGGCCGCCACCAAGGCGCCTGCTCGCGAAACCGGCCCGCTCGGCCTCATGTCCCAGACCGAGGTGACTCCGGCGCTCGTGCCCGCGGCCGACACCGTGATGCGAGTGGCAAAGCAGGGCAGTCTGACCAAGGGCAGTGCGTTCGACCAGAACCAGTCGTCGGCGGTCACCGGCACCAACAAGGCGGCGAAAGTCTCCGGCGTATACCTGGACGGGATGGGCCGGGGCAGCAACAAGAAGCCCGCAATTCCGCTGAAGAATCCCGTGGGAACCGGTTCCGTCCAGCTCCACCCGCTGAACGGCCCGACGAGTGCCGGTCTCGGTAGCCTGCTCAATCAGAGGTGACCGGAATTCTGACACTCTGATCCGGTTCTCGTCCGCCGCAAACCGACACCGCAGCACCGCGGGACGGACCCGCGGTGGCCCTCCTGGTACGACCCACGTCCGGCGCATCACGCAGGCGCAGACCCCAGCTGCCCCAGCCGGACCAGTGGCTCCGCGCCCGTCCGGCGCCCGATGCGTGCCGGGGATACGCCTCAAGCCTGTCCGGCCCACTGGATTCCTCCTTGCCAGTGGGCCGGACGCACGTCGGCATTCATTCCTCCGCTGCGGCCCGGCTAATACAGTGCACGGTCGTCGTTCCGCCATCCGGTGGAATCCGTACCGTATGGGTAGTGTCTGCGTGACTTTTCGCCACATATTTCGGTTTCTTGCTATGTAAGCGCGGCTTACCGTGAATCCAGGAAGGAACCGAGTTGACCAGGAAGTTCGCGGTCATCACTGCACTCGCCCTTGGTGCTGTCTGCGGCAGCGCCGGCGTTGCCTCCGCCCACTCGAACACGACCAACGCCACTGGTGGCAACGGCTTCGCGGAGTCCCCGGTCGTCGTGAACGCCCCTCAGCAGGGTGTGGTTGTCGTCAACGGCTCGCTCATCGATGGCCGCTGCATCGCGCCGTGGTCCAACGGTGCCGTCCTCGGCGGCGTCGTTCCGCCGAACTCGCACTATGCCGCCTGTGACACGGCGACTGTGAACCAGGCGCAGAACGCCCCGTACGCCGGCGGCCTGCTCTTCTGACCCCTGCTCAGATTGATTCCGAGCAGGTGAACCCCTCACAACGCAGTCCGGAAAGGACATCTCATGCGTAACAAGGTTACGGCCATCTCCGCGCTCGCTGCGGGCATCGTCCTGGCGGCCGCCGGCACCGCCGCAGCCGACAACTGCACGACCGTCACCGGTGGCAACGGCTTCTCGGAGTCCCCGGTCGTCGTGAACGCCCCGCAGCAGGGCGCCATCGTTTCCAACGGCTCGCTCGTCGACCTGCGTTGCGTCGCGCCGTGGTCGAACGGCGCCGTACTCGGTGGCGTCGCCGCGCCGAACTCGCACTACGCCGCCTGCAACACGGCGAATGTGAACCAGCAGCAGAACGCCACGTACACCGGCGGTCTGCTCTTCTGACCCCCCTTTTGCTCCGGTCCATCCGGAGCAGGGCGGGGGCGTCGGCTGACGCCCCCGCCCGAACCGCCCCTCCCACCGAAAGGCGCATCTCATGCGTAAGAAGGTTACGGCCCTCTCCGTCCTGGCCGCGGGCCTCGTCCTGGCGGCCGGCGGCACCGCTGCGGCCGACGACA from Streptomyces roseochromogenus subsp. oscitans DS 12.976 encodes the following:
- a CDS encoding GNAT family N-acetyltransferase yields the protein MDIRRAATVAEVVAAEHLFDNPARPEWAERFLTTAGHHLLLAYADGGPAGFVSGVETVHPDKGTEMFLYELAVDEPYRRRGIGRALVERLAALARERGCYGMWVGVDAGNDVALAAYRSAGGKDDGTCTVLTWDFASRDA
- a CDS encoding ATP-binding cassette domain-containing protein; this encodes TGGTRHITNPAGASPPGVSALPGLGGTGGLTQLSALGLGVSLDFPGQYAGFDSAPLRRDLQITGTPTATVHITSTTDDAVLFGKVYDIGPDGTQQVLPSQLVAPFRVTGAKTGKDVTVTLPAIDHEVQKGHRLRLVLASTDLGYASPAAPATYTVSLKGDLSVPTAPAVTTAAAPLPAWVWWLPAAGAATALALLLTARRRTATPAPDPQLAEVPLEIKDLSKRYAKSADRFAVRELSFRVEKGQVLGLLGPNGAGKTTTLRMLMGLITPDDGEIRVFGHAIRPGAPVLSKVGAFVEGAGFLPHLSGRENLELYWRATGRPPEDAHLDEALEIAGLGDALARAVRTYSQGMRQRLAIAQAMLGLPDLLILDEPTNGLDPPQIREMREVMIRYAAAGRTVIVSSHLLAEVEQSCTHLVVMDRGRLVQAGPVRDIIGSGDTLLIGTATPVEEPVAEKVAALPGVASAVCTDDGLLVRLAAGGTAERLVAELVRLDVPVASVGPHRRLEDAFLTLIGGSA
- a CDS encoding ABC transporter permease, which codes for MSALTEVASGYQTRHTLPLRVELVRQLKRRRTLITGAVLVLLPFVLLIAFAIGGDPAARNDRITLMNTATASGANFAAVNLFVSAGFLLVIPVALFCGDTVASEAGWSSLRYLLAAPVPRARLLWSKLVVALGLSLVAMILLPVVALAAGTAAYGWGPLQIPTGGALDTGAAVQRLAVTVAYIFVSQLVTAGLAFWLSTRTDAPLGAVGGAVGLTIVGNVLDAVTALGHWRDFLPAHWQFAWADIVQPHPEWSGMIQGTSISLTYACVLFALAFRGFARKDVVS
- a CDS encoding APC family permease, whose product is MTDTLPQSVADTAPAAQAPGLKRSIGVVGGTLLTLSCVTPASTLFVIVPDLFSSLGTATALCIAIGALLCIPVAFCYSELGTLIPSAGGEYAMVSTLAGRLAGWLAFVMSLLVVMIVPPVIAMGTADYLAPVVHLDPSLTGAGVMLAATLAGLLDLRANAWITGIFLVLEVVAAGVVAVLGFSHAHRGLGSLGSLQVAGEHAHVNAVTAMMVVSGLAIALFVTQGFSTAVYLSEELENPRRNVARTVLATLAISSVVILVPVVAITLGAGDLKALTGGDISSMVIAWSNSAVGTFVSLCVALAIINAGIVMVIQNSRVLFASARDKAWPSPVNNALAKLGRFGSPWVATLVVGVPGAFLCFVNLDTLYGVTGVAVTGLYLLVAIASLLGRRGAHGGKQAWRMPLWPAMPVLLIAVLVYILVEQDPSYLLWTGGITAVATLYWAFYLRPRRATRWLVSLPEDVREAEPAQA
- a CDS encoding alpha/beta hydrolase family protein is translated as MDLRPPLRGRLRKRLPSVRGLLKGPRRLVAAAAAVVVLVGAGTWTAAVASADTRTVRESDQVMAVDGVRLDTSFFAPAGPGRHPAVLLAHGFGGSKDDMRGQAEDLARDGYAVLTWSARGFGTSTGKIGLNDPKAEVADVSRLIDWLARRPEVRLDKPGDPRVGLAGGSYGGAISLLAAGYDHRVDAIAPAITYWNLADALFPNGVFKKLWTGIFFNTGGGCARFEPALCRMYDRVAESGTPDAAARKLLEERSPSAVGSRIKVPTLLLQGQTDSLFTLAQSDAAERAIRANGAPVDVDWIAGGHDGGDMEAGRVQARVRAWFDHYLKGGKSAGTGPAFRITRTGGVNSGDGTAQLRGASSAAYPGLRD